Proteins from one Listeria weihenstephanensis genomic window:
- the rpsA gene encoding 30S ribosomal protein S1: MSEELNGVEVRNFEEGDKVTGTVTSVEDKQVYVGIPDSKLDGVVPISELSNVHIEQASDVASVGDTLDLIVLKVEDDVLVLSKRKVDALQSVDDIKAKFESGEVFEAVVNDVVKGGLVVDLGVRAFVPASLVEDHFVEDFASYKDQTLTFKVVEFEPENNRVILSHRAVVEAEKSGKKQERLNEIKEGDVVEGTVQRLTSFGAFVDMNGIDGLVHISQISYQHIASPSDVLEEGQTVTVKVIGVDPANERISLSIKETQPGPWDDISEKAPVGSVLKGKVARLVTFGAFVEIFPGVEGLVHISQISHQHIGTPQEVLKEGQEIEVKVLEVNETDKRLSLSIKALTEAPAEVTDYELPEESTGFQLGDLIGDKLKNLKTTDDK; encoded by the coding sequence ATGTCTGAAGAATTAAATGGTGTAGAAGTTAGAAATTTTGAAGAAGGCGACAAAGTAACTGGTACGGTTACTAGTGTAGAGGATAAACAGGTTTACGTTGGTATTCCTGATTCCAAATTAGATGGTGTTGTCCCAATCAGTGAATTATCTAATGTTCATATTGAGCAAGCATCTGATGTTGCAAGCGTTGGCGATACGCTAGATTTAATCGTTTTGAAAGTAGAGGACGATGTATTAGTGTTGTCTAAACGTAAAGTAGACGCGCTCCAATCTGTCGATGATATTAAAGCAAAATTTGAATCCGGCGAAGTATTTGAAGCAGTCGTTAATGACGTTGTAAAAGGCGGATTAGTGGTTGATTTAGGCGTGCGTGCATTCGTGCCAGCATCGCTTGTTGAAGACCATTTTGTAGAAGATTTTGCATCGTATAAAGATCAAACATTGACGTTTAAGGTCGTTGAATTTGAGCCAGAGAACAACCGTGTGATTCTATCGCATCGTGCTGTTGTCGAAGCTGAAAAATCAGGCAAAAAACAAGAGCGTTTGAACGAAATTAAAGAAGGCGATGTTGTCGAAGGTACAGTTCAACGCTTAACTAGCTTTGGCGCTTTCGTTGATATGAACGGTATCGACGGTTTGGTTCATATTTCCCAAATCTCTTACCAACATATCGCATCACCTTCTGATGTTTTAGAAGAAGGCCAAACAGTAACAGTTAAAGTTATTGGTGTTGACCCAGCAAACGAACGTATTTCTTTATCTATTAAAGAAACGCAACCTGGTCCTTGGGATGATATCTCTGAAAAAGCACCAGTTGGTTCTGTCTTAAAAGGTAAAGTAGCGCGTCTTGTCACATTTGGGGCATTTGTAGAAATTTTCCCTGGTGTAGAAGGATTAGTTCACATTTCGCAAATTTCACATCAACATATTGGCACACCTCAAGAAGTTCTAAAAGAGGGCCAAGAAATCGAAGTGAAAGTACTAGAAGTGAATGAAACGGACAAACGTCTATCGCTTAGCATCAAAGCCTTAACAGAGGCACCTGCTGAGGTAACAGATTATGAGTTGCCCGAGGAAAGCACTGGCTTCCAATTGGGTGACTTAATCGGTGATAAATTAAAGAATCTAAAAACGACAGACGATAAATAA
- a CDS encoding acyl-CoA thioesterase produces the protein MQKFCKDSLVIKTSRVFPSDTNNHNTLFGGRLMTYIDDTASISASRHCRTGIVTASTDSVDFLQPIKSDHSVCLESYVASTGRSSMEIFVKVIAENLKTGDRYLAATSFLTFVAIDDNGKTVEVPTVVAQSDEEKMISRDAESRSLARKNRLKHSRELAESLSTEIPWG, from the coding sequence ATGCAAAAATTTTGTAAAGATTCATTGGTAATTAAGACAAGTCGGGTGTTTCCATCCGATACAAATAATCATAATACACTGTTTGGTGGCCGTTTGATGACGTATATTGACGATACAGCATCGATTAGTGCGTCACGCCATTGCAGAACTGGAATCGTAACAGCATCCACAGATTCGGTCGATTTCTTACAACCAATTAAAAGCGATCATTCGGTATGTTTGGAGTCTTACGTGGCATCAACGGGCCGTTCTTCCATGGAAATTTTCGTGAAAGTAATAGCTGAAAACTTGAAAACTGGCGATCGCTATCTGGCAGCAACTTCATTTCTAACATTTGTCGCAATTGATGATAACGGAAAAACAGTGGAAGTCCCAACTGTTGTGGCACAGTCGGATGAGGAGAAAATGATTAGTCGTGATGCGGAAAGTCGTAGCTTGGCAAGAAAGAATCGTTTGAAACATAGCCGTGAACTTGCGGAATCGTTATCCACAGAAATACCGTGGGGCTAG
- a CDS encoding ferredoxin, with amino-acid sequence MKYAIVDQSTCIACGACSVHAPDIFDYNDEGLAYVTLDNNQGDTPIPEQQEDNTIDAEHACPSLSIKIANHPFQGDPLKFES; translated from the coding sequence ATGAAATACGCAATCGTTGACCAGAGCACCTGTATCGCTTGTGGCGCCTGTTCTGTTCACGCACCCGATATATTTGATTACAATGACGAAGGGCTGGCCTATGTCACACTCGACAACAACCAAGGCGACACACCTATCCCCGAGCAACAAGAAGATAACACCATCGACGCCGAACACGCCTGCCCCTCTTTATCCATAAAAATAGCGAACCACCCGTTTCAAGGCGACCCGCTAAAATTTGAATCTTAA
- a CDS encoding YpbB family protein, giving the protein MKKTALGVGGMDYLDRYLLEVIASFPMKRKPAFLYAVVTGKRTGQAVQDSHLFGVTRLFGCAPMLKSETFDARLASMMERDILSITEDGVEIRVKADIPFVARFPYLDGFAFQNRTDLFFERLLLAVQVFSNFKHERKHYLPIVRDDVTQLAVKFWLADMMKSKSKEMARRDFYKELEKWFLDGEPRFYVPRFSGGDYIGKTGLQVANELDLAPWEYYFEWLNGLHQLFAKLDTEFPILNGLMPDSQLGLTASAQKTWQLWQQNVPMEKMMDLRRLKLSTIQDHIVEIAATIPNFSVDAWINEAAVISISEQQWISLKDIKQAFPNLDYFQIRLALVAKRRGAICS; this is encoded by the coding sequence GTGAAAAAGACGGCGTTAGGGGTGGGTGGAATGGATTATCTGGATCGCTATTTACTGGAGGTTATTGCTTCTTTTCCGATGAAACGAAAACCTGCTTTTTTGTATGCGGTTGTGACGGGAAAACGGACAGGACAGGCTGTTCAGGATTCGCATTTATTTGGGGTGACGCGTTTATTTGGATGCGCGCCGATGCTTAAGTCTGAAACGTTTGATGCGAGATTAGCGAGTATGATGGAGCGTGATATACTCTCGATCACAGAAGATGGTGTAGAGATACGTGTGAAGGCGGACATTCCTTTTGTTGCGCGGTTTCCATATTTGGATGGTTTTGCTTTTCAGAATCGGACAGACTTATTTTTTGAGCGCTTGCTTTTGGCGGTACAGGTGTTTAGTAATTTTAAGCATGAGCGAAAACATTATTTACCGATTGTTCGGGATGATGTGACGCAGTTAGCCGTGAAGTTTTGGCTGGCAGATATGATGAAAAGTAAGTCGAAAGAAATGGCGCGACGGGATTTCTACAAGGAGTTGGAGAAGTGGTTTTTGGACGGGGAGCCTCGATTTTATGTGCCGCGATTTTCTGGTGGGGATTATATTGGGAAAACGGGGCTTCAAGTGGCGAATGAGCTTGATTTAGCACCGTGGGAGTACTATTTTGAATGGCTGAACGGGTTGCATCAACTCTTTGCGAAATTAGATACAGAATTTCCGATTTTAAATGGTTTAATGCCTGATTCGCAGCTTGGCTTGACAGCTTCCGCGCAAAAAACATGGCAGTTATGGCAGCAAAATGTGCCGATGGAAAAAATGATGGATTTGAGGCGGTTAAAGCTTAGTACGATTCAAGATCATATCGTGGAGATTGCGGCCACGATTCCGAATTTTAGTGTGGACGCGTGGATTAATGAAGCAGCTGTCATTTCGATTTCAGAGCAACAATGGATATCTTTAAAGGATATTAAGCAGGCCTTTCCCAATCTTGATTATTTTCAAATCAGGCTGGCTTTGGTTGCGAAAAGGAGGGGCGCGATATGCAGTTAG
- a CDS encoding asparaginase has translation MSKVALITTGGTIASTKTESGRLASGELSGQELAALCELPAEIQVDIFSTFQLPSMHITFADLVSLKELVMTIFADDTYDGIVVTHGTDSLEETAYFLDLAISDSRPVVVTGSQRAPGEAGTDAYVNIRHAIYTASVKELRDTGTVVVFNERIFAARYVKKVHASNIQGFGAFGFGYLGIIDNDQVFLYQKPVEHESYRIKREMPSVCIVKCYLEADGLFIDAAREAGVDGIVLEGVGRGQVAPKMMPAIERALEAGIPIVISTSAEEGNVYTTYDYEGSTYDLYKRGVILGKDYDSKKARMKLAVLIAAEEEICQTNFR, from the coding sequence TTGTCAAAAGTAGCGTTAATAACCACTGGGGGAACGATTGCTAGCACTAAAACGGAATCGGGACGGCTTGCGTCGGGGGAACTTTCAGGTCAAGAATTAGCGGCGCTTTGTGAGTTGCCTGCCGAGATTCAAGTCGATATTTTTTCTACATTTCAATTGCCATCGATGCATATTACGTTTGCAGATTTGGTGTCTTTGAAAGAGCTAGTTATGACGATTTTTGCGGACGATACATATGACGGAATCGTTGTCACGCATGGTACAGATTCACTTGAAGAAACGGCGTACTTCCTTGATTTGGCGATCAGTGATTCGCGTCCCGTTGTTGTGACTGGATCGCAGCGTGCGCCAGGAGAAGCTGGGACGGATGCGTATGTCAATATTCGCCATGCGATTTATACGGCGAGTGTGAAAGAATTGCGTGATACTGGCACGGTCGTCGTTTTTAATGAGCGTATTTTTGCAGCGCGGTATGTCAAAAAAGTACACGCATCAAACATTCAAGGGTTCGGCGCATTTGGATTTGGCTATTTGGGTATTATTGATAACGATCAAGTTTTTCTATACCAAAAGCCGGTAGAACATGAGTCATATCGGATTAAGCGAGAGATGCCCTCAGTCTGCATTGTGAAGTGCTATTTAGAGGCGGACGGTCTGTTTATTGATGCGGCTCGCGAGGCTGGTGTGGATGGTATTGTGCTAGAAGGTGTTGGACGTGGACAAGTAGCGCCAAAAATGATGCCAGCCATTGAACGTGCACTGGAAGCGGGTATTCCGATTGTGATTTCAACGAGTGCGGAAGAAGGAAATGTGTATACGACGTACGATTATGAAGGTAGCACGTATGATCTTTATAAGCGAGGCGTTATTTTAGGTAAAGATTACGATAGCAAAAAAGCACGCATGAAATTGGCGGTCCTGATTGCTGCGGAAGAAGAAATCTGCCAAACCAATTTCAGATAA
- the cmk gene encoding (d)CMP kinase: protein MSKKICIAIDGPAAAGKSTVAKIVAKELRYIYIDTGAMYRAVTFAAILQKIPLHDASALGDMLANTDIRFEPGEVQQVFIGSENVTEVIRSHEVTANVSEIAAHPVVREELQKRQQVFATEGGIVMDGRDIGTAVLPHAELKIFLLASVDERAERRYKENISKGFPSDLEQLKKEIEERDHLDYTREHSPLQKAEDAITLDTTSMTIDEVATSIYKLALEKITN from the coding sequence ATGAGTAAAAAGATTTGTATCGCGATCGATGGTCCTGCAGCGGCAGGTAAGAGTACGGTGGCTAAAATTGTTGCGAAGGAATTACGCTATATTTATATTGACACAGGCGCTATGTATCGTGCGGTGACTTTTGCTGCTATCCTTCAAAAAATACCGCTTCATGACGCAAGTGCGCTTGGTGATATGCTTGCTAATACGGATATCCGCTTTGAACCTGGGGAAGTACAGCAAGTATTTATAGGTTCAGAAAATGTGACGGAAGTGATTCGTTCCCATGAAGTCACGGCGAATGTTTCAGAAATAGCAGCCCATCCCGTTGTACGCGAAGAATTGCAAAAACGACAACAAGTATTTGCGACAGAAGGCGGCATTGTTATGGACGGTCGCGACATCGGAACCGCAGTTCTACCACATGCCGAATTGAAAATATTTTTGCTAGCCAGTGTGGATGAACGAGCAGAACGGCGCTATAAAGAAAATATTTCTAAAGGATTCCCAAGTGATTTGGAGCAATTAAAGAAAGAAATAGAGGAGCGGGATCATCTAGATTACACAAGAGAGCACTCACCGCTTCAAAAAGCCGAGGATGCCATCACGCTCGATACGACTTCTATGACGATTGATGAAGTGGCAACTTCTATTTATAAATTAGCGCTTGAAAAAATAACCAATTAA
- a CDS encoding response regulator transcription factor — translation MSEQVKILVVDDEDRIRRLLKMYLERENYKIEEASDGGQALQLAIDNSYDVILLDLMMPGKDGIEVCRELREYKATPVVMLTAKGEEANRVQGFEVGADDYIVKPFSPREVVLRVKAVLRRAQQQSQPIAASIPGDVITFPHLKIDNEAHRVIVEGQEINLTPKEYDLLYYLAKSPDKVFDRESLLKEVWRYEFFGDLRTIDTHVKRLREKLYDASEEAAKMIVTVWGLGYKFEVTETE, via the coding sequence ATGAGTGAGCAAGTTAAAATTCTCGTTGTGGATGACGAAGACCGGATCAGGCGTTTACTTAAGATGTATCTCGAACGTGAGAATTATAAAATTGAAGAGGCAAGTGACGGGGGTCAAGCGTTACAGCTCGCAATTGATAATAGTTATGATGTTATTCTGCTTGATTTAATGATGCCAGGAAAAGACGGTATTGAGGTTTGTCGTGAATTACGTGAATATAAGGCAACCCCTGTGGTGATGTTGACTGCTAAAGGTGAAGAAGCGAACCGAGTGCAAGGTTTCGAGGTTGGTGCCGATGATTATATCGTGAAGCCATTTAGTCCTCGTGAAGTTGTTCTGCGTGTGAAAGCTGTACTTCGTCGGGCGCAACAACAAAGCCAGCCTATTGCTGCCAGTATCCCTGGGGATGTCATTACTTTCCCGCACCTGAAAATTGATAATGAGGCACATCGCGTTATCGTGGAAGGACAAGAAATTAATTTGACACCAAAGGAATATGATTTGCTGTACTACTTAGCGAAATCACCAGACAAGGTATTTGATCGCGAATCACTTTTAAAAGAGGTTTGGCGTTACGAGTTTTTCGGAGATCTGCGTACGATTGATACCCATGTAAAACGTCTCCGTGAAAAATTATACGATGCTTCGGAGGAAGCTGCGAAAATGATTGTAACCGTTTGGGGCTTAGGCTATAAGTTTGAAGTGACCGAAACGGAGTAA
- a CDS encoding ATP-binding protein encodes MKFWHSIVGKIWGTIILLLTGVLVATGFFIAIIYEDKNTEQIANGIESTTEHIGNLIESGTNLETLSSAFQLLDKSTGVIVEQNGEVVASQQTSMHLSDASYQKLFKDDKLNERLSSGKYVSEKYNFYDDKNNETVHMGAQHFKTLDGNISTVYVYRSYENILKITGQVTKTLIISGIAAVLVTSILSFILSSRMAYPLREMKKIAIAVSKGNFDNRVPTYTHDEIGDLGIAFNKMAQQLKYNISALRQEKEQLSNILVGMADGVIKFNIDKTIILSNPPAEQFLHDWFFSTENEDKVLIPPNLDIMLTNILETREEQVGEIVFGDQTYVAILTLLYNGDDIRSIVTVIRDMTEEKRLEKMKTDFVNNVSHELRTPISMLQGYSEAIIDGVAQTDEEVREFAQIIYDESLRIGRLVNDMLDLARMEAGFNQLEKERLPLVPFLDKVVSNFEVLAKENNVKLKLVMDDPDLEYTFDPDRMEQVLVNLIMNAIRHTGREDYEGVVEVHEAANFYADELVIKIIDNGSGIPEADIPFLFERFYKADKARTRGKTGTGIGLSIVKNIVEAHNGKITVESHLGIGSTFIVTLPLSTDI; translated from the coding sequence ATGAAGTTTTGGCATAGTATTGTGGGAAAAATTTGGGGCACGATTATTCTTTTATTGACGGGTGTCCTAGTGGCAACCGGATTTTTCATTGCCATTATTTATGAAGATAAGAATACAGAACAAATTGCAAATGGTATTGAATCAACAACAGAGCATATTGGGAATCTGATTGAATCAGGGACAAACCTTGAGACACTGTCATCTGCGTTCCAATTGTTGGATAAATCGACGGGTGTCATTGTAGAACAGAATGGAGAAGTCGTTGCGTCACAACAAACTAGTATGCACTTGAGTGATGCGTCTTATCAAAAATTATTTAAAGACGATAAATTAAATGAACGCTTATCTTCTGGGAAATATGTGAGTGAAAAATATAATTTTTATGATGATAAGAATAATGAAACTGTACATATGGGCGCGCAGCACTTTAAAACATTGGATGGGAATATTAGTACTGTCTATGTGTATCGTTCCTACGAGAATATTTTAAAAATCACTGGGCAAGTGACGAAAACGTTGATTATATCAGGTATCGCGGCTGTACTCGTGACCTCGATATTATCCTTTATTTTGTCGTCGCGCATGGCATATCCGCTTAGGGAAATGAAGAAAATCGCGATTGCTGTGTCGAAAGGGAATTTTGATAATCGGGTACCGACGTATACGCATGATGAAATTGGTGATTTAGGGATTGCGTTTAATAAGATGGCACAACAGCTGAAATACAATATTAGTGCGCTAAGGCAGGAAAAAGAGCAGTTATCTAATATTTTGGTTGGGATGGCTGATGGTGTTATCAAGTTTAATATTGATAAGACGATTATTTTGAGTAATCCGCCGGCGGAGCAGTTTTTGCATGATTGGTTCTTTTCTACGGAAAATGAGGATAAGGTGCTCATTCCGCCTAATTTGGATATTATGCTTACGAATATCTTGGAAACGCGCGAGGAACAAGTCGGTGAAATTGTGTTTGGCGATCAAACGTATGTTGCAATTTTGACGCTGCTTTATAATGGTGATGATATCAGAAGTATTGTTACGGTTATTCGTGATATGACGGAGGAGAAGCGTCTAGAGAAGATGAAAACGGATTTTGTGAATAATGTATCGCATGAACTGCGGACGCCGATTTCGATGCTTCAAGGCTACAGTGAGGCGATTATTGATGGAGTTGCCCAAACGGATGAAGAAGTGCGTGAATTTGCGCAGATTATTTACGATGAGTCGCTCCGAATTGGTCGCTTGGTGAATGATATGCTTGATTTAGCGAGGATGGAAGCTGGATTCAATCAACTGGAAAAAGAACGTTTACCGCTAGTGCCATTTTTGGATAAGGTTGTTTCGAATTTTGAAGTTTTAGCGAAGGAAAATAACGTGAAATTGAAACTGGTGATGGATGATCCGGATTTAGAGTATACGTTTGATCCTGACCGGATGGAGCAGGTGTTGGTGAACTTGATCATGAACGCGATTCGCCATACTGGTCGTGAGGATTATGAGGGTGTCGTTGAGGTTCATGAAGCGGCGAACTTTTATGCGGATGAGCTAGTCATAAAAATTATTGATAACGGTAGCGGGATTCCAGAAGCGGATATTCCATTCTTATTTGAGCGATTCTACAAGGCTGATAAAGCGAGGACGCGTGGCAAAACTGGGACAGGCATAGGCTTGTCGATTGTAAAAAATATTGTAGAAGCGCATAATGGTAAAATAACAGTGGAGAGCCATTTAGGTATTGGTTCAACGTTTATCGTGACCTTGCCACTTTCCACAGATATATAA
- a CDS encoding ECF transporter S component: MKKYSLKAFVSIAVLGAVAFVIMLIQFPLLPSAPFLKLDFSDIPAIIGGLLFGPLAIILIEFVKNVLEYLVTGSFVGVPIGELANFLSGICFVLPIYYMFRFTRSTKAMIMGAGIGTVTMTVMMSLFNYFILLPFYIAVGGLPAGTNIAALVTTAILPFNLLKGVVVGAVFILVYGRMRSWILKNTLVKLKVSKNKKHQGIV, translated from the coding sequence ATGAAGAAGTATTCTTTAAAGGCATTTGTAAGTATCGCGGTATTGGGAGCGGTGGCGTTCGTTATTATGCTTATTCAATTTCCGCTGTTACCAAGCGCACCATTTTTAAAACTGGATTTCAGTGATATTCCCGCTATTATTGGTGGTTTATTATTTGGACCACTGGCGATAATCTTGATTGAATTTGTCAAAAATGTATTGGAGTATTTAGTAACGGGGAGTTTTGTGGGGGTTCCAATCGGGGAGCTGGCTAACTTCTTATCTGGTATCTGTTTTGTGTTACCGATCTATTACATGTTCCGATTTACCCGTTCGACAAAAGCGATGATAATGGGTGCTGGAATTGGGACGGTGACGATGACGGTGATGATGTCTTTATTTAATTACTTTATTCTATTGCCATTTTATATTGCGGTAGGTGGACTTCCTGCGGGAACGAATATCGCAGCGCTCGTAACCACTGCCATACTACCATTTAACTTATTAAAAGGTGTCGTTGTCGGCGCGGTATTCATCTTAGTCTACGGCCGGATGAGATCATGGATTTTGAAAAATACGCTTGTAAAATTGAAAGTAAGCAAAAATAAAAAGCATCAGGGAATCGTATAG
- a CDS encoding LysM peptidoglycan-binding domain-containing protein: MVKKEDENMGKEDDQEFKQLGEETDDDYIDSIPSRSQSRRANKSKKAIFRYPILNLLIIFFLLIPIVCLGVYLFVLNFGSNTDDTVKTETTQTTTKPKDVNIASNEEKVKAAKEKAAAEQKQKEEDAKKAALEKQQAEEAKTKEAADQKAAAEKAEADRIAAAKAEETRKQEEAAAAEKAEQDRIAAEAKKKEEEETAAKSTHTVVAGDTLYKIARQAYGNSNVAANVAKIKQANGLSADSVPIGTVLKIPQ, from the coding sequence ATGGTGAAGAAAGAAGACGAGAACATGGGGAAAGAAGACGATCAAGAGTTTAAACAATTAGGTGAAGAGACTGACGATGATTATATTGATTCCATTCCATCACGCTCCCAAAGCAGACGCGCCAATAAATCAAAGAAGGCTATTTTTCGCTACCCGATATTAAACTTATTGATCATTTTCTTCTTACTTATTCCGATTGTCTGCCTAGGTGTTTACTTATTCGTACTTAATTTCGGATCAAACACGGATGATACGGTGAAAACTGAAACAACACAAACGACGACGAAACCGAAAGATGTAAACATCGCGAGCAACGAAGAGAAAGTGAAGGCGGCGAAGGAGAAAGCAGCTGCTGAACAAAAACAAAAAGAAGAAGATGCTAAAAAAGCAGCTTTAGAGAAACAACAAGCAGAAGAAGCGAAGACAAAAGAAGCGGCGGATCAAAAAGCCGCAGCTGAAAAAGCAGAAGCAGACCGTATTGCTGCAGCAAAAGCGGAAGAAACCCGTAAACAAGAAGAAGCGGCAGCAGCTGAAAAAGCGGAGCAAGATCGAATTGCAGCGGAAGCCAAGAAGAAAGAGGAAGAAGAAACAGCAGCGAAATCAACACACACAGTCGTTGCGGGAGATACGCTATACAAAATTGCGCGTCAAGCCTATGGAAATAGTAACGTTGCAGCGAATGTAGCCAAAATTAAACAAGCCAATGGTTTATCGGCAGATAGCGTGCCAATTGGAACGGTATTGAAGATTCCGCAATAA
- a CDS encoding RecQ family ATP-dependent DNA helicase, which translates to MQLEQELERFLGFNEFRAGQREVVEQVLLGNDCFAMLPTGTGKTVCYQLSGYLSDGVVLIVSPLLSLMQDQVERMRANGEKRVIALNSFLSLPEKQQALAELAQYKFIFVSPEMLANKQIQMAIRRLTIGLFVVDEAHCISQWGHDFRPDYLELGVLRQELGSPVTLVLTATATKKVRLDIKKQLRLTDCVDVIHSVDRPNIAIVVENTSTRMEKQAKLLALTGALKGPGIIYFSSKKLAERYAYEIGEQHGLRTAFYHGDMSGEDRITIQQQFIQNQLHLICATSAFGMGIDKGDIRYVIHFHMPGDLEAYLQEIGRAGRDGAPSVAILLYADGDEAIQLQLQDRDLPEEELVHLSPALTEQLPVTERRFLEFYRQLGFTPDQIKEKIQFRKRWKRENLYTFLNFIKGVTCRRQFIQTYFEEVTNHDKPENCCDVCGVNLADFYGENQEIVEEAGWQKYLEYLLK; encoded by the coding sequence ATGCAGTTAGAACAAGAATTAGAGCGCTTTTTAGGATTTAACGAATTTAGAGCTGGGCAGCGGGAAGTTGTGGAGCAAGTGCTTCTTGGGAACGACTGCTTTGCGATGCTACCTACCGGAACGGGAAAAACAGTCTGTTATCAATTATCTGGTTATTTGAGCGATGGCGTGGTACTCATTGTGTCGCCACTGCTTTCATTGATGCAAGACCAAGTGGAACGAATGCGCGCGAATGGAGAAAAACGTGTGATTGCGCTTAATAGTTTTCTAAGTTTACCTGAAAAGCAGCAAGCGCTTGCGGAACTCGCACAGTACAAATTTATTTTTGTGTCGCCGGAAATGCTTGCGAATAAGCAAATCCAAATGGCGATTAGAAGGCTTACAATTGGCCTTTTTGTAGTGGATGAAGCGCACTGTATCTCGCAATGGGGTCATGATTTCAGACCAGATTATTTGGAATTGGGAGTGCTTCGGCAGGAATTAGGATCACCGGTAACGCTTGTTTTGACCGCGACGGCCACTAAAAAAGTACGTTTGGACATAAAAAAACAGTTGCGTTTAACGGATTGTGTAGATGTGATTCACTCGGTAGATCGGCCGAATATTGCGATCGTGGTGGAGAATACATCGACGAGGATGGAAAAACAGGCAAAACTGCTTGCGTTAACTGGGGCGTTAAAAGGGCCAGGCATTATTTATTTTTCTAGTAAGAAATTGGCGGAGCGTTATGCGTATGAAATTGGGGAACAACATGGGCTTCGGACGGCGTTTTACCATGGGGATATGAGCGGGGAAGATCGCATTACAATTCAGCAGCAATTTATTCAGAATCAGCTACATTTGATCTGTGCGACGAGTGCATTTGGGATGGGGATTGACAAGGGCGATATTCGCTATGTGATTCACTTTCATATGCCGGGCGATTTGGAGGCTTATCTGCAGGAAATTGGCCGGGCCGGTCGTGATGGTGCGCCAAGTGTTGCGATTTTGCTTTATGCAGATGGAGATGAAGCGATTCAATTGCAACTACAAGATCGAGATTTGCCAGAAGAGGAGCTCGTTCATCTAAGCCCAGCGTTAACAGAGCAATTACCGGTGACGGAACGCCGTTTTCTGGAGTTTTATCGGCAGTTAGGTTTCACGCCAGACCAGATTAAGGAAAAAATTCAATTCCGAAAACGCTGGAAACGAGAGAATTTGTATACGTTCTTAAACTTTATTAAAGGAGTAACGTGTCGGCGTCAGTTTATTCAAACCTATTTTGAGGAAGTCACGAATCACGATAAGCCTGAAAATTGTTGCGATGTGTGTGGCGTGAATTTAGCTGATTTTTACGGTGAAAATCAAGAAATTGTGGAAGAAGCAGGTTGGCAAAAATATTTAGAGTATCTATTGAAATGA
- a CDS encoding CPBP family intramembrane glutamic endopeptidase, translating to MANTVDAMKKMSKKEITRVFLLQNGLLILLGIGIIFISSGILNWTKQLSFSLGAIILAVVLAVVVGFLNVVFDRLLPERLTDDGGLNKLIFKDRGIIDILWLCVLIGVAEELLFRGIIQFYFGFWASVILFVLVHFRYLNKVYLLFNITITSIIIAGLFQFSNQNLIAVIVFHILFNFIGALDMRNRYQNEGGVAHGEERRREHGERRRSRV from the coding sequence GTGGCAAATACAGTAGATGCGATGAAAAAAATGTCTAAAAAAGAAATAACGCGTGTTTTTTTATTGCAAAATGGGTTGTTAATTTTGCTCGGAATTGGTATTATTTTTATCAGTAGTGGTATTTTAAATTGGACGAAACAACTTAGTTTCAGTTTAGGCGCCATTATTCTAGCTGTTGTTCTGGCGGTTGTCGTTGGGTTTTTGAATGTGGTCTTTGATCGCTTGCTACCAGAACGTTTAACGGACGATGGTGGACTAAACAAGCTCATTTTTAAAGATCGTGGGATTATCGATATACTTTGGCTGTGCGTCCTCATCGGCGTCGCGGAAGAATTGCTATTTCGAGGGATCATCCAGTTTTACTTTGGTTTTTGGGCAAGTGTTATTTTGTTTGTTTTGGTACATTTCCGCTATTTAAATAAAGTGTATCTGTTGTTCAATATTACAATAACGAGTATAATTATTGCAGGACTATTTCAATTTAGTAATCAAAATTTAATCGCAGTGATAGTGTTCCATATTTTATTCAATTTTATTGGTGCGTTAGATATGAGAAATAGATATCAGAATGAAGGAGGGGTCGCGCATGGTGAAGAAAGAAGACGAGAACATGGGGAAAGAAGACGATCAAGAGTTTAA